The proteins below come from a single Myxococcus xanthus genomic window:
- a CDS encoding HEAT repeat domain-containing protein, giving the protein MPAGEPGMGRDFDGRRRPCHRRGPVPPSVRLVLLLSLLLPWTALSGPASAAKRNSRRADTDAVIQAVVQGGAVPAAVSRLRFLREEAYAAREIATTLRTVHEERLRRNLTAVLAGLGTRAAEPTLAGLASDEDSAVRMYAAQGLAKLNSRLTQVLVPLLEDKSSGVRREAARALGASRNPKMGALLVKTARKEPEVEVRAALLAAAGEAGDAKQAPALKEFLASDSESTRFAAARGLCRLGSPEGFAFAGKLLGSDDRFVRRQGLELYEGVSAKKASPALKPLLEDKDRALAAGAARILHEGGDASMLEWLVLASWNAKSDEKLAYERELETLQLRDDRRKAILRKAGVAQ; this is encoded by the coding sequence GTGCCGGCCGGGGAACCGGGCATGGGGCGGGACTTTGACGGCCGGCGCCGCCCTTGCCATCGTCGGGGGCCCGTGCCTCCGTCCGTCCGCCTCGTCCTCCTGCTCTCGCTGCTCCTCCCCTGGACCGCCCTGTCCGGCCCGGCGTCCGCCGCCAAACGGAACTCCCGGCGCGCGGACACGGACGCGGTCATCCAGGCCGTGGTGCAGGGGGGCGCCGTCCCCGCGGCCGTCTCCCGCCTGCGTTTCCTGCGCGAGGAGGCCTACGCGGCCCGGGAAATCGCCACCACGCTGCGCACCGTCCACGAGGAGCGGCTGCGCCGCAACCTCACCGCGGTGCTTGCGGGGCTGGGAACGCGCGCCGCCGAGCCCACCCTGGCGGGCCTGGCGTCGGATGAGGACAGCGCGGTGCGGATGTATGCCGCGCAGGGCCTGGCGAAGCTCAACAGCCGGCTCACCCAGGTGCTGGTGCCGCTGCTGGAGGACAAGAGCAGCGGGGTCCGCCGCGAGGCGGCGCGGGCCCTGGGCGCCTCACGCAATCCGAAGATGGGCGCCCTGTTGGTGAAGACCGCCCGGAAAGAGCCGGAGGTGGAGGTGCGCGCGGCCCTGCTCGCCGCCGCGGGGGAGGCCGGGGACGCCAAGCAGGCGCCGGCCCTCAAGGAGTTCCTCGCCAGCGATTCGGAGAGCACCCGCTTCGCGGCGGCGCGCGGCCTGTGCCGGCTGGGCTCGCCGGAGGGCTTCGCCTTCGCGGGCAAGCTGCTCGGCTCGGACGACCGCTTCGTGCGCCGGCAGGGCCTGGAGCTCTACGAAGGCGTCAGCGCGAAGAAGGCTTCGCCCGCGCTCAAGCCGCTGCTGGAGGACAAGGACCGCGCGCTGGCCGCCGGCGCCGCCCGCATCCTCCACGAGGGCGGGGACGCGTCGATGTTGGAGTGGCTGGTGCTGGCGTCGTGGAACGCGAAGTCCGACGAGAAGCTCGCGTACGAGCGGGAGCTGGAGACGCTCCAACTGCGTGACGACCGGCGCAAGGCCATCCTCCGCAAGGCGGGTGTCGCGCAATGA
- a CDS encoding N-acetylmuramoyl-L-alanine amidase-like domain-containing protein: MKVVAVLAAALLSQAPAVPTPLEDVDTRPGAEALLESPSASKQLATARPAKPNGWVGLSAEARAALVSEDADAPLAGRLLRMSERFINTPYVLSPLGEGQGVDPDPTFRLDAVDCLTFVEQSMALSLAGSEDEVAPLLERIRYASSPTYEDRNHLMEAQWLPNNIRKGFLTDVTRRYAGDDAVTVTKSLTKVSWQSRSSQALGLPKAQHVVGTYPLNMLPLERVMAHARDIPSGTILVVMREDLPLKVTRITHLGFVVQRKKRTYLRHASRGGYNRVVDEDLETFLARNGRYSKWRVTGVSLFEPRRPDVASGGSVARPVP; the protein is encoded by the coding sequence ATGAAGGTCGTCGCGGTCCTGGCCGCGGCCCTGCTGTCGCAGGCGCCCGCGGTCCCCACGCCCCTGGAGGACGTGGACACCCGGCCCGGTGCCGAAGCGCTCCTGGAGTCGCCCTCGGCGTCCAAGCAGCTCGCCACGGCCCGTCCGGCGAAACCCAATGGTTGGGTGGGGCTCAGCGCGGAGGCGCGCGCCGCGCTCGTGTCGGAGGACGCGGACGCGCCGCTGGCCGGGCGGCTGCTGCGGATGAGCGAGCGCTTCATCAACACGCCCTACGTCCTGTCGCCGCTGGGCGAGGGCCAGGGCGTGGACCCCGACCCCACCTTCCGGCTGGACGCGGTGGACTGCCTCACCTTCGTGGAGCAGTCGATGGCGCTGAGCCTCGCGGGCAGCGAGGACGAGGTGGCGCCGCTGCTCGAGCGCATCCGCTACGCGAGCTCGCCCACCTATGAGGACCGCAACCACCTCATGGAGGCGCAGTGGCTGCCCAACAACATCCGCAAGGGCTTCCTGACGGATGTGACGCGGCGCTACGCGGGGGATGACGCCGTCACGGTGACGAAGTCGCTGACGAAGGTCTCCTGGCAGTCGCGCTCGTCGCAGGCGCTGGGCCTGCCCAAGGCGCAGCATGTGGTGGGCACGTACCCGCTGAACATGCTGCCCCTGGAGCGGGTGATGGCGCACGCGCGCGACATCCCCTCGGGCACCATCCTGGTGGTGATGCGCGAGGACCTGCCGCTGAAGGTCACCCGCATCACCCACCTGGGCTTCGTGGTGCAGCGCAAGAAGCGCACGTACCTGCGCCACGCCTCTCGCGGCGGCTACAATCGCGTGGTGGACGAGGACCTGGAGACGTTCCTGGCCCGCAACGGCCGCTATTCGAAGTGGAGGGTGACGGGCGTCAGCCTCTTCGAGCCGCGCCGCCCCGATGTGGCGAGCGGCGGCTCGGTGGCGCGCCCGGTGCCCTGA
- a CDS encoding DUF4398 domain-containing protein → MKKLMALVAVSGTLTACGPVKSTANILDAEVQIQAARTAGAEKLAPYEWTAANLYIGKAREEVGYSDYQAGVDFAVKASRYANEAREKAMAVAGSTEPGGRTPNP, encoded by the coding sequence ATGAAGAAGCTGATGGCGTTGGTGGCGGTGTCGGGGACGCTCACCGCGTGCGGCCCCGTGAAGTCCACCGCGAACATCCTCGACGCTGAAGTGCAGATTCAGGCCGCGCGCACCGCCGGGGCGGAGAAGCTCGCGCCCTACGAGTGGACCGCGGCCAACCTGTACATCGGCAAGGCCCGCGAGGAGGTGGGGTACTCCGACTATCAAGCCGGCGTCGACTTCGCCGTGAAGGCCTCCCGCTACGCCAACGAGGCCCGCGAGAAGGCCATGGCCGTGGCCGGAAGCACCGAGCCCGGCGGCCGTACTCCGAACCCGTGA
- a CDS encoding OmpA family protein, which translates to MMTERFPMTRPSLVTLLPLLFSLSCVSGSKIRADTEVLAANVERARRSGALRCAPVELATAEAHLDFARGELSQGNSGRADTHARTADAAVTRALELSKNCGPRQVLVRDRPEASQPQQPQQPQQPQVVVRIEETDSDGDGILDKDDPCPDQAEDMDGFQDEDGCPDPDNDNDGVLDGNDKCPLTPGVPENQGCPAEAPKDRDGDGIIDSEDKCPDQAEDKDGFQDEDGCPDLDNDGDGIVDTADKCPNEAGPMQNLGCPIVDKDGDGILDVDDKCPDEPEDKDGFQDEDGCPDLDNDGDGTPDVQDKCPNEAGPTENGGCPDKDTDGDGIVDRLDACPEEPGVQEERGCAKQYKMVVIKRDRIEIKKQILFSSGSHKIYGKQSTAVLDDVAQALRDAPWIKRIRIEGHTDSMGNDASNLRLSQRRADAVMAQLLRRGIDPGRIQAVGFGETQPIAPNSTKTGRAMNRRTEFKVAE; encoded by the coding sequence GTGATGACCGAGCGCTTCCCGATGACGCGTCCTTCCCTGGTCACGCTGCTTCCCCTCCTCTTCTCCCTCTCCTGTGTCAGCGGCAGCAAGATTCGCGCGGACACGGAGGTGCTCGCGGCCAACGTGGAGCGCGCCCGCCGTAGCGGCGCCCTGCGCTGCGCGCCCGTGGAGCTGGCCACCGCCGAGGCCCACCTCGACTTCGCCCGTGGCGAGCTGAGCCAGGGCAACAGCGGCCGCGCCGACACCCACGCGCGCACCGCCGACGCCGCGGTGACCCGCGCGCTGGAGCTCTCCAAGAACTGTGGCCCGCGCCAGGTGCTGGTCCGCGACCGGCCGGAGGCCTCGCAGCCGCAACAGCCCCAGCAGCCGCAACAGCCGCAAGTGGTGGTCCGTATCGAGGAGACGGACAGCGACGGCGACGGCATCCTGGACAAGGACGACCCCTGCCCCGACCAGGCCGAGGACATGGACGGGTTCCAGGACGAGGACGGCTGCCCCGACCCGGACAACGACAACGACGGCGTGCTGGACGGCAACGACAAGTGCCCGCTCACCCCCGGCGTGCCGGAGAACCAGGGCTGCCCGGCCGAGGCGCCCAAGGACCGCGACGGCGACGGCATCATCGACTCCGAGGACAAGTGCCCCGACCAGGCCGAGGACAAGGACGGCTTCCAGGACGAGGACGGCTGCCCCGACCTGGACAATGACGGCGACGGCATCGTCGACACGGCCGACAAGTGCCCCAACGAGGCCGGCCCCATGCAGAACCTGGGCTGCCCCATCGTCGACAAGGATGGTGACGGCATCCTCGACGTGGACGACAAGTGCCCGGACGAGCCCGAGGACAAGGACGGCTTCCAGGACGAGGACGGCTGCCCCGACCTGGACAATGACGGCGACGGTACGCCGGACGTCCAGGACAAGTGCCCGAACGAGGCCGGCCCGACGGAGAACGGCGGCTGCCCGGACAAGGACACCGACGGTGACGGCATCGTGGACCGGCTGGATGCGTGCCCCGAGGAGCCGGGCGTCCAGGAGGAGCGTGGCTGCGCCAAGCAGTACAAGATGGTCGTCATCAAGCGCGACCGGATTGAAATCAAGAAGCAGATCCTCTTCAGCTCCGGCTCGCACAAAATCTACGGCAAGCAGAGCACCGCGGTGCTCGACGACGTGGCGCAGGCCCTGCGCGACGCGCCGTGGATCAAGCGCATCCGCATCGAGGGCCACACCGACTCGATGGGCAACGACGCCTCCAACCTGCGGCTGTCCCAGCGCCGCGCGGACGCCGTCATGGCGCAGCTCCTCCGCCGCGGCATCGACCCGGGCCGCATCCAGGCCGTGGGCTTTGGCGAGACGCAGCCCATTGCCCCCAACAGCACCAAGACGGGCCGCGCGATGAACCGCCGGACCGAGTTCAAGGTGGCGGAGTAA